One Acaryochloris thomasi RCC1774 DNA window includes the following coding sequences:
- a CDS encoding transposase family protein, with translation MSTLIEELKQVPDFRKSHGRSHPLWILLLLMVMGILAGYQGYRPLHTFAEEHQHALCELFGLKQ, from the coding sequence ATGAGCACCCTTATAGAAGAACTGAAACAAGTCCCTGATTTCCGCAAATCCCATGGCAGATCTCACCCGCTGTGGATTCTGCTGCTATTGATGGTCATGGGCATCCTAGCCGGATATCAGGGGTATCGTCCTCTACACACATTTGCCGAAGAGCATCAACATGCTTTGTGTGAACTATTTGGGCTTAAGCAGTT